Proteins found in one Mucilaginibacter gracilis genomic segment:
- a CDS encoding alpha/beta fold hydrolase, with protein sequence MKKLAYLILVFFITSNVTAQIKKVDSWTDGKYITVNGAKLWVVTVGQGDPIIFIAGGPGGTHLGLRSFDPLADNHHQLIYFDAFGRGKSDTAKNVSEYTLERDIDDIEGLRKALKFEQVTVLGHSYGGVVAQGYALKYPQHLSHVILADTFHSFIMWQENDDNSNHEIKTNYPEVWSELMQIREQGAVSSDERHQDIYGRVPYGFLYAYNPARFEGGSNYKPYPNPNNTKLYYQMVGKDGDFIVGSDIGNFDYRKQLKTLKMPILIIGGRYDRVAVPWMMVKFKEYCPQATFVMFEKSGHNPQVEEPEKEFAVINQFLSK encoded by the coding sequence ATGAAAAAATTAGCATACCTTATTCTCGTTTTTTTTATAACAAGCAATGTTACTGCACAAATTAAAAAGGTTGATAGCTGGACCGACGGCAAATACATAACCGTTAACGGCGCAAAACTTTGGGTGGTAACAGTTGGCCAGGGCGACCCTATTATTTTTATTGCCGGCGGACCCGGCGGCACGCACTTGGGCCTACGCAGCTTTGACCCACTTGCAGATAACCACCACCAGTTAATTTACTTTGACGCCTTTGGCAGGGGAAAATCTGACACGGCAAAAAACGTAAGCGAATACACACTGGAGCGCGATATTGACGATATTGAGGGCCTGCGCAAAGCTTTAAAATTTGAGCAGGTTACAGTTTTGGGACACTCGTATGGTGGCGTTGTTGCACAGGGCTATGCGTTAAAGTACCCTCAACATTTAAGCCACGTAATTTTAGCCGACACTTTTCACAGCTTTATTATGTGGCAAGAAAACGACGATAACTCCAACCACGAAATTAAAACAAACTACCCTGAGGTGTGGAGCGAACTGATGCAGATACGCGAACAAGGAGCAGTATCAAGCGACGAGCGGCATCAGGATATTTACGGGCGCGTGCCTTATGGTTTTTTGTATGCCTACAATCCGGCCCGGTTTGAGGGTGGCAGCAATTATAAACCTTACCCTAACCCAAACAATACCAAGCTATATTACCAAATGGTAGGTAAAGACGGCGATTTTATTGTAGGCAGCGATATTGGGAATTTTGATTATCGCAAACAGCTGAAAACTCTTAAAATGCCGATATTGATAATTGGTGGCCGGTATGACAGGGTTGCCGTACCCTGGATGATGGTTAAGTTTAAAGAGTATTGCCCGCAGGCAACCTTTGTGATGTTCGAAAAATCGGGCCATAACCCACAGGTTGAGGAGCCCGAAAAAGAATTTGCCGTAATTAATCAATTTTTAAGTAAGTAG
- a CDS encoding DNA topoisomerase subunit B — protein sequence MDQRQKTFERSVRERPHMYLGNDGVIGLFAGLITDYIELYNTSNIFFTITILGANIFSFNIQLKERLVMPKETSRVSANAIFFVQVLKVISKKLEVQNGVMNQTEFNFNLDSDINLDLTADYQKLCEEISLLAMLNTQIEIFVKDLRLNYTSQNYYNFPQGIFYWFDRLNNEASGKPRFKVTFEGMAQGFHYRIGLAYRTDWYPSPVILSFANNITTTRGGDLVDGVLSGLMSASRQFLKDNGSTTFNIKRKKLYNGLILVCAVKGKDLTYNGSFKEILVSKEVKAQAKEIVKKLITDLFWQNKDVAESFLFRFDKQQIPSDIY from the coding sequence ATGGATCAACGTCAAAAGACTTTCGAGCGGTCGGTAAGGGAGCGCCCGCACATGTATCTGGGTAATGATGGTGTCATAGGTCTTTTTGCAGGACTTATTACCGATTACATTGAACTCTATAATACCAGCAATATTTTTTTTACGATTACGATCCTCGGAGCTAATATCTTTTCTTTTAATATCCAGCTTAAAGAACGCCTTGTTATGCCTAAAGAAACTTCCAGAGTATCTGCCAATGCCATTTTTTTTGTTCAGGTATTAAAAGTGATCTCAAAAAAACTCGAGGTCCAAAATGGTGTCATGAATCAGACCGAATTTAATTTTAACTTAGATAGTGATATAAACCTTGATCTAACCGCCGATTATCAAAAATTATGTGAAGAAATTAGCCTGTTGGCGATGTTAAATACCCAGATAGAAATTTTTGTAAAAGATCTTAGGCTAAACTATACGAGTCAAAATTATTATAATTTCCCTCAAGGCATTTTTTATTGGTTTGATCGGCTGAATAATGAAGCTTCAGGCAAACCCCGGTTTAAAGTTACTTTTGAGGGTATGGCGCAAGGCTTTCATTATCGAATAGGACTTGCATATCGTACAGATTGGTATCCCTCACCCGTTATTTTAAGTTTTGCCAATAATATTACTACCACCAGGGGAGGAGACCTGGTTGATGGTGTTTTAAGCGGTTTAATGTCCGCATCTCGACAATTTTTAAAAGATAATGGCTCAACAACATTTAATATAAAGCGCAAAAAACTATATAATGGCTTAATATTGGTTTGTGCGGTTAAAGGTAAGGATCTTACATATAACGGTAGTTTTAAAGAGATTCTTGTAAGTAAAGAGGTTAAGGCACAAGCAAAAGAAATAGTTAAAAAATTAATTACTGATCTCTTTTGGCAAAATAAAGATGTAGCAGAAAGCTTTTTGTTCAGGTTTGACAAGCAACAAATACCGAGCGATATCTACTGA
- a CDS encoding NAD(P)-dependent oxidoreductase has translation MKIAIIGANGNIGSRILEEAINRGHQVTGIARNPEKLQFKHANLTFVKGDALNTDQLAQIIKGHDAVVSSFGVDWSKPETFPVFSVVAQSVIDAARQAGVKRIINVGGAGSLEVAPGLQLVDSPNFPPEYKLAANEQRHSLEVFRKANDLDWTFFSPAIIIEPGTRTGKFRLGKDNPVFDDYGNSKITYDDYAVALIDELEKPQFIKQRFTVGY, from the coding sequence ATGAAAATTGCAATTATTGGAGCCAACGGAAACATAGGCTCACGAATTTTAGAAGAAGCAATAAACCGCGGCCACCAGGTAACAGGCATTGCGCGCAACCCGGAGAAACTACAATTTAAACACGCCAACTTAACGTTTGTAAAAGGCGATGCGTTAAACACAGACCAACTTGCCCAAATAATAAAAGGACATGATGCCGTAGTAAGCTCGTTTGGGGTTGATTGGAGCAAGCCCGAAACCTTCCCGGTGTTTAGCGTAGTGGCGCAATCGGTTATTGATGCTGCGAGGCAAGCTGGCGTTAAGCGCATCATTAACGTTGGTGGTGCAGGCAGCCTTGAGGTTGCCCCAGGTTTACAACTGGTTGATTCGCCAAACTTCCCGCCCGAATATAAACTGGCTGCTAACGAGCAACGCCATTCGCTGGAAGTATTTCGTAAAGCCAACGATTTAGATTGGACATTTTTTAGCCCGGCAATTATTATTGAACCCGGTACACGCACCGGTAAATTTAGGTTAGGCAAAGATAACCCTGTATTTGATGATTATGGTAATAGTAAAATTACGTATGACGATTACGCTGTAGCTTTGATTGACGAATTAGAAAAGCCGCAATTTATTAAACAACGGTTTACTGTTGGGTACTAA
- a CDS encoding RrF2 family transcriptional regulator, whose product MNNSRFSISVHILTLLASAKGEVLTSDFIASSININPVLVRKELINLRKHNLVGSREGKNGGTFLNKPASDICLSDVYQALKQLPLLGKSKNTPNPACPVGRQIEKHLSNLYHDAECALVAQLKTTTLQQFVNQFE is encoded by the coding sequence ATGAATAACAGTCGCTTTTCTATATCGGTACACATATTAACACTTTTGGCGAGTGCTAAAGGCGAAGTATTAACGTCCGACTTTATAGCTTCGAGCATTAATATTAACCCGGTATTGGTACGTAAAGAACTCATTAATTTGCGGAAGCACAATTTAGTGGGCAGCCGCGAAGGTAAAAACGGTGGCACTTTTCTAAATAAACCCGCCAGCGATATTTGTTTATCGGATGTTTACCAAGCCCTAAAGCAATTGCCATTATTGGGCAAATCTAAAAACACGCCAAACCCGGCCTGCCCGGTTGGCAGGCAAATTGAAAAGCACCTCTCTAACTTATACCACGATGCAGAATGTGCCCTGGTTGCACAGTTAAAAACAACTACCCTACAACAATTTGTAAATCAATTTGAATAA
- a CDS encoding NAD(P)/FAD-dependent oxidoreductase, with the protein MQLNEIIQHPRVLIIGGGFGGIELAKKLKDKPFEVLMVDKNNYHTFQPMLYQVAMGDIEADSIAFPIRKIFTGQKNFTFRMATVERINPEKNTVDTNIGEIPYDYAVIATGSDTNYFGNDELKKRTMPMKSIPEALNLRSLILQNVEKALVTTDAAERNALLTFVVVGGGPTGVELSGALAEMRNYVLTYDYPELKKEDMKVYLVEGKSEVLAVMSPQASQKAKDYLIGLNIEVHNSVHVKSYDGCALVIDDGTIIQTRNVLWAAGVKGEVLKGIPEGVIVRGNRIQTDEFSRIKGYLNLFAIGDVAAIITPETPEGYPGVAPAAMQQGKQLAKNLIKIINGEQPEPFKYFDKGSLATIGKNLAVADLGKLHFQGFFAYMIWGVVHLFSLISARNRIIVFINWIGSYFSNNSGSRLIIRKYDPDAIKPE; encoded by the coding sequence ATGCAGTTAAACGAGATCATACAGCATCCGCGGGTGCTTATTATAGGCGGCGGTTTTGGCGGTATTGAGTTAGCCAAAAAGCTGAAAGATAAACCGTTTGAGGTTTTGATGGTTGATAAAAACAATTACCATACCTTCCAGCCCATGCTTTATCAGGTTGCTATGGGCGATATTGAGGCCGATTCGATAGCATTTCCTATCCGTAAAATATTTACCGGGCAAAAAAACTTTACGTTCCGGATGGCAACGGTTGAGCGCATTAACCCGGAAAAGAACACAGTTGATACAAATATTGGCGAAATACCATATGACTATGCAGTAATAGCAACCGGATCGGACACTAATTACTTTGGTAATGATGAGCTTAAAAAGCGCACCATGCCCATGAAAAGTATCCCCGAGGCACTTAACCTGCGCAGCCTGATACTGCAAAACGTAGAAAAAGCACTGGTTACCACAGATGCCGCAGAACGCAATGCCCTGCTTACTTTTGTAGTGGTAGGAGGGGGGCCAACCGGCGTTGAACTATCGGGAGCGCTGGCCGAAATGCGCAATTATGTACTGACCTACGATTATCCCGAACTAAAGAAAGAAGATATGAAGGTTTACCTTGTTGAAGGTAAATCGGAAGTGTTGGCTGTAATGTCGCCCCAGGCTTCGCAAAAAGCTAAAGATTATTTAATTGGCCTTAACATAGAGGTACATAATAGCGTTCACGTTAAAAGTTACGATGGCTGTGCCCTGGTTATTGATGATGGCACAATTATACAAACCCGCAATGTGCTATGGGCTGCCGGCGTAAAAGGCGAGGTTTTGAAAGGCATTCCGGAAGGTGTGATAGTGCGTGGAAACCGCATCCAGACTGATGAGTTTAGCCGTATTAAGGGTTATCTTAATTTGTTTGCTATTGGAGACGTTGCCGCCATAATAACACCCGAAACACCCGAAGGGTACCCTGGCGTAGCCCCGGCAGCAATGCAACAGGGCAAGCAACTAGCCAAAAATTTGATTAAAATAATTAATGGAGAACAGCCCGAGCCATTTAAGTATTTTGATAAGGGCTCACTGGCAACTATAGGTAAAAACTTGGCTGTTGCCGATTTAGGGAAACTGCATTTTCAAGGCTTTTTTGCCTATATGATTTGGGGTGTGGTGCATCTTTTCTCGTTGATTAGTGCCCGTAACCGTATCATCGTATTTATTAACTGGATAGGTAGCTACTTTAGCAATAATAGCGGTTCGAGGTTAATTATCAGAAAATATGATCCCGACGCTATTAAACCTGAATAA
- a CDS encoding FMN-binding negative transcriptional regulator, with protein MYIPKHFANNDTGEIVAFMQKYSFGSIVTSANNLPVATHLPFIIEQRDGDIYILSHFAKANPQANRLDNTVLVIFTEPHAYISPKHYQKEQSVPTWNYIAVHAYGEATIIADTEGMLQLMEKSITFYDTAYLAQWNGLPDEFKLRMLNGIIAFEIKVTDLQAKNKLSQNRSEVERKNIITEFEASADNNEVMIAQYMKKG; from the coding sequence ATGTACATACCAAAGCACTTTGCAAATAACGATACAGGCGAGATAGTTGCTTTTATGCAAAAATATAGCTTTGGGAGCATTGTTACATCGGCTAATAATTTGCCGGTTGCTACGCATCTTCCTTTTATTATAGAACAGCGCGACGGCGACATTTACATTTTGTCGCACTTTGCCAAGGCAAACCCGCAGGCTAACCGTTTGGATAATACCGTTTTGGTGATATTCACCGAGCCACATGCTTATATTTCGCCTAAACATTACCAAAAAGAACAAAGCGTACCAACCTGGAACTACATTGCCGTACATGCCTATGGCGAGGCTACAATTATTGCCGATACTGAGGGAATGCTGCAATTAATGGAGAAAAGTATAACCTTTTATGATACCGCCTATTTAGCACAATGGAACGGTTTGCCCGATGAGTTTAAATTGAGGATGCTTAACGGAATTATAGCTTTTGAAATTAAGGTAACAGATTTACAGGCAAAAAACAAATTAAGCCAAAACCGCAGCGAGGTTGAGCGCAAAAACATTATTACCGAGTTTGAAGCGAGCGCCGATAATAACGAGGTGATGATTGCCCAATACATGAAGAAGGGCTAA